The proteins below are encoded in one region of Scophthalmus maximus strain ysfricsl-2021 chromosome 4, ASM2237912v1, whole genome shotgun sequence:
- the LOC118302943 gene encoding guanylyl cyclase-activating protein 2-like: MMGQAQGAADKEVSLQNIQELYRKFATECPSGNLHLHEFKRIFGVGSNSTEEESAYMENVFRSFDANKDGHIDFMEYVAAVHLVLRGKLEDKLKWSFKVYDRDGNGCLDRQEVRHLIKIINKIKRHNDPDVSENIDDICSRIFELVDMNKDSQISLEEFIEGAEKDPWVMDQLKLDIGPCDWFIEQQNKS, encoded by the exons ATGATGGGCCAGGCACAGGGAGCCGCGGACAAGGAAGTGTCTCTTCAGAACATCCAGGAACTCTACCGCAAGTTCGCCACCGAGTGTCCGAGTGGAAATCTGCACCTGCACGAATTCAAGAGGATCTTCGGCGTCGGCAGCAACTCCACAGAGGAAGAGTCCGCGTACATGGAGAACGTGTTTCGATCCTTCGACGCAAACAAG GACGGACACATCGACTTCATGGAGTACGTGGCAGCCGTGCATCTCGTCCTTCGCGGGAAACTGGAGGACAAACTCAAATGGTCTTTCAAAGTTTATGACAGAGACGGAAACGGCTGTTTGGACCGACAGGAAGTGCGACACCTCATCAAA ATCATCAACAAGATCAAGAGGCACAACGATCCGGACGTCTCGGAGAACATCGACGACATCTGCAGCCGAATATTTGAACTGGTGGACATGAACAAAGACA GTCAGATTTCTTTGGAGGAATTTATCGAGGGGGCTGAAAAGGACCCGTGGGTGATGGATCAGCTCAAACTGGACATCGGACCCTGCGATTGGTTCATCGAGCAGCAGAACAAATCCTAA